ACTCGGAGAGGAAGGGTAGGGGTGGCACTGGCAGCACTCACGGAAATGGGGAGGGCTATTAGTATTAATCAATTATTTTACATTGATATGATGGGATGAGTTGAGTTGGGTAAAGTGAGCGACCACTTTTTTGTGCAAATAATTCAGTCCCCTAAAAGTAAAACCTAGGCCATGACTACCCTCTACAAGTACAACTACAACAAGGAATGTAAAACAGAAATCAAGAGTCGATATGCTTGCTAGTGCACATGTAATTTTTGTGTGCAATCATCTAACGTTAGATGATCTTGCTCCAGCAAGATAATTGTGACCTCAGAAAGGAATTTTAGTACCATCACAACAAAATCAAGGGGCATTGCACTTTTATTTTGTGCACAGTTTAACTGCTAGTGTGTATGAAAAAGGGTATAATAGAAACcaaaaagatgaaatgaaaagaataacttgtatacccagttgttgtgtgtccggacaggttttGTGTCCGGAcgataaattttaaaaagtcatttggaaaaatttacaggCGACGTTTCATCatattttagtacaaaatgttaggaaatattgtAGAGAAcgaaatagaagatgattacaactattgaattctttttttagtgtaatccaaagacaaaaaaagaaggcttcaaaaatataaagtgtccggacacccgatctCCCATCCTACTAttgtagaaataaataatgaaaacaggagaaaagaaaaggaatacaaaagaaaagaacaataaagaatctagaaaaaataaattgtaaaatctagaaaaaaatcaattaaaattatGCATGTAGTCTACCTTCCTAACTGGACTTAGTCTTAACTAGCAggaatattgtaatttttatctaGATATATATCGGCATTTGAGTGAGATAGATTACGGTAAACTCGTAAGAATGTTATAATTCTGAATGTTTTGTTAAGATTAGttcaaatttgatacttttttcttggggggggggggaaatgctAGCCCTAAAGTGCTTTAGGAACAGCAAGGGCAAATTTTACAATGGACACGCTGCAATCTGGATTTGTGTTAGGTAAAGCATTTgtgaatattttcaatattttacccTTAATTGAAACAgttctctctttaaaaaaaaaaaaaatagatttcctGTGCGGCGTCCTGATGTACTGAAGGAATGGCTAAAGAGAATAGGCAAAGGAAAAGATTGGATCCCGTCATCGAAGGCTGTTCTCTGCTCAGCTCACTTCCATGAAAGGTGTTTTGATCGTACAGGGCAAATCACAAGATTACGTCATAATGCGATACCCACCATCTTCGCTTTCACTATTTCCGAGGTAATTAAAAaacatagaaagaaaagaaaggagttttacatgtacctgtatgaCTGCTGTGCGTATTTTGTTGCTGTATTCTCATACAgtcaaaaattattgttttccaTGTAAAAAGCCTTCtttaaaattgaaagaaaattaccataataccggggggggggggggggggcactcaaattatattttgatagcGGTGTGCCTCACAAaaccctgaaatgggggtctaaggaacttACTACATGGGTAAAATacggggtcttgggaactaTAAATATACCTGGCGATGTGAGAAATGGTCTACGGAACGGGATCACGGTACAGTGCATGCATGTGGGCACTAGCCGTGCATGGAGCTGGTAGCAGCTACTCATGGAGGGAGTTGTGAAGCCGTTTCATTGTTTCATAAAGGGGGTCTTGCGAGTGGGGTGGGGCGGCTTCTGAACGGAACTTTTGTCATTCGGAGTATCtggagaactgaaaattaggtctgaaaaagggggtcaccaaagcggcacgtcccctcaccaccaatatatgtgagtgcccccccccccccctggatgtCATACTACACTTATATACTTATCATATTTTCTGGTAAATAAACCATATCTTTTTTTCCCCTCTGTGTAATATAAACTTGAAAAGTTGGGTGGGGTTTATACAAAGAAACATTAAATTGCTATCAGTAAGATGACCAAGTTTCATTGTTATTAACAGTGTAGGAATTCCCAAcaaacatgaatatttaatataaatatttgttgGTTAATAAAAACAACGATATTTTGCaaagttttgattaaaaatcttCTTTATAAAGGTTGTTTTATGTGATCAGCAAAATAACTATAATTTAACAatgtttttctataaaaaaaaaccttgatgtTTGtgcatgatgatttttttttacagctatTGGAAAATGCTCCACTATATGCATGTAATCGGtcataaaaagtaaaaaggCAATCAATAAAtgtccttttttcttcatttattttcctcctttttctctcaatttttgtctcacctgcatagcatagtgagactataggcgccgcttttccgacggcggcggcggcgtcaacaccaaatcttaacctgaggttaagtttttgaaatgacagcataacttagaaagtacatggacctagttcatgaaacttggccataaggttaatcaagtattactgaacatcctgcctgagtttcatgtcacatgaccaaggtcaaaggtcatttagggtcaatgaacttagaccatgttgggggaatcaacatcaaaatcttaacctaaggttaagtttttgaaatgtcatcataacttagaaaatatatggacctagttcatgaaacttatacataaggttaatcaagtatcactgaacatcctgcatgagtttcacatcacatgaccaaggtcaaaggtcatttagggtcaatgaactttggccgaattgggggtatctgttgaattaccatcataactttgaaagtttatggatctgattcatgaaacgtggacataatagtaatcaagtattactaaacatcctgtgcaagtttcaggtcacatgatcaaggtcaaaggtaatttagggtcaatgaactttggccaaattggggtatttgttgaattacagccataaatttgaaagtgtgttggtctagttcataaaacttggacataatagtaatcaagtatcactgaacatcctgtgcgagtttcaggtcacatgatcaaggtcaaaggtcatgtaaggtcaaagaactttggccacgttgggggtatttgttgaattgccatcaagtgtattggtctagttcataaaacgtggaaataagagtaaccaagtatcactgaacatcttgtgcgagttatagtagttttcaaaatcagcactgctgctatattgaatcgcgtgatgcaggtgagacggccagaggcattccacttgtttaaaatactttttcctttttttaaactataactttgatatttaatattaccatttcattgtaattttttctttattctacaaaaaagaaaatgaaataactaTTTTTAATAGTGCAAAAATTATTCGCTAATCCAAATCATCAACTTTTggtctgccatttttttttgaaCTTCCCAATTTTGGGGATGTGGATTATTTTCCGGAAAATACGGTACTGTAATTTTGCTAAGCAACAAccccttttttaaaatcttatttcAGGATGGAGAAGTGACAGATACTCCCAAGTCTGGGACTATCTCATACCTGGCTAAAGCTTCAGAGATCGCTGAGCTTCCCGCAAATCATATGTTCTTACATGGTGACGACGGAGGAGACTTTCAAAGGAACAGACCCCAAACGGCAATTTCCAGGCCTACAGGGTCCTTGGGTACCATTAGTACTATGCATACCGCTTCTTTACCCAGCCGCGCCATGCCTACGACTGTCACGCCTACCAGTGACGATGGAGCAGACTTTGCAAGCAGCAGACCTTCATGGTCCGTGGGTACCGCTAGTACTATACATGCCGATTTTTTACCCAGCAGCGCCAGTTTATTTGACGGCACGCCTACCAGTGCTTCTCCATCATCACAGTCAAAGAACATTAAGGAAAATATATTCACACATGACCACACATACAGTGTAAGCTTCAACTCCACGAACGTGAAGGAAAAAATGGACGTCATCCACAGTCAGCTGACTCAGATGACGAAGAAAATGAAGCAGATACAGATGAGCAACAACAGGCTTGCAATCAAAGAGAAGTCTTTGATGTCTGAGATCAAGAAACTGAAATCCGCCCAGGAAGTTAATCTGAAGCGGATTGAACAGCTCACTGATAGCTTACATTATGGTCTTTGAGATATTTTGTTTGTCCAAACGAAGACTCTAgggtcctgtcttacaaagagttgcgattgatccgatcaaccacactTATGGActgcaacgtcaacatctaaaatgcacattcgttcaaaatatttcctggatatgatgtattttcattcattgttcTCTTGAAAATTCTGTGtgattatcttcttttttttttactgaggagattgtgcaaatttcctgtagaaaaattatggtGTGGATGGATTTTCCAtaattgagattgattggatcaatcaaaactttgtaagacgggccctgatattagagatacatgtatatgccatAGGTTCTACAAAGTGAATATAATGTCCTCAGGAGTCAGGATTTTATTGTATGATGCTACTTCTGTTGAAACTCAAGAAAAATCATTCACTTGTACATGACTTATTTCAACCAGATTGCAGTCCGAGTAATGCCTTAAGTTTGATGTCACTGATGTATTAAGGGTAATAACTATCACTGATGGTCTTGCATGAGTGTCACATGATAAAGGTCATTCAGGGTcaatgatattcatattttattatcatatgaatggtattttttgtgaataattattcaatagtttTGCTgtattgaattgcgtaatgcaggccaGACTGTTACGCGATTCAATACAAACAGCagtactgactttgaaaaaacTTTTAAGTGATCATACCCAATTGCCAccaatatcaataaaattctttattttatttccatacaaacataatacaaagtaataataaatcaGATACACATtgttattaataattatataatagtCAGATATCAATTGCTTTTCATCCTAAATCGCCATCAATAACATCAATTGTTATTTCCGTCAGGGGTTCAAATTGTCATGAATAGTAGGAAATATTTTCTAAACATTCCCATCAATGGTACGCATTGCAATGTAGCAGCATTTAGAGGtttaccccaacaaaaagtagatttaaataagaaaaaaatcaaacatttcaaGCATAGTGctggaaattccatcaaaatttgatgttaaaGTTTTGACTGTtaagtttcgctttatttcacaaaagaTATTTTCTTGTCAGTATGAAAATGATAGAACAGAAGATATCAGTGCACTCACGTTTGTtacacatattttattttttgaaatattaaatcattttttctcatttaatgGGAAACAAAGTTTGacttctccctgaacatgtgaaattaccattattattgtgATCTGTATATTACCTCtgttgtgcatacaactgttttgtgaaaaatataggGAAATTCAGAA
This genomic interval from Lytechinus pictus isolate F3 Inbred chromosome 3, Lp3.0, whole genome shotgun sequence contains the following:
- the LOC129255915 gene encoding uncharacterized protein LOC129255915, which produces MPLCAAHRCKNRAGKASKKTFHRFPVRRPDVLKEWLKRIGKGKDWIPSSKAVLCSAHFHERCFDRTGQITRLRHNAIPTIFAFTISEDGEVTDTPKSGTISYLAKASEIAELPANHMFLHGDDGGDFQRNRPQTAISRPTGSLGTISTMHTASLPSRAMPTTVTPTSDDGADFASSRPSWSVGTASTIHADFLPSSASLFDGTPTSASPSSQSKNIKENIFTHDHTYSVSFNSTNVKEKMDVIHSQLTQMTKKMKQIQMSNNRLAIKEKSLMSEIKKLKSAQEVNLKRIEQLTDSLHYGL